From Zavarzinella sp., one genomic window encodes:
- a CDS encoding Glu/Leu/Phe/Val dehydrogenase encodes MTSLPAPAPSTNPMFAVSPVYKMACDQLHAVSEVLDVDRGIIERLSIPKRSLVVACPVRLDDGTTRTFVGYRVQHSLTSGAAKGGLRFAPHVDIGEVAALSMWMSWKCGIMNLPFSGAKGGVACDPTKMSKGELERLTRRYTEEVLPIIGPRMDVMAPDMGTDENNMAWIMDTYSMKVGHACPEIVTGKPVELGGCLGRREATGRGVVYCIMRALEEINLLPENSTAVVQGFGNVGSVVCSDLYKKGVKVIAIGDRNGSIRNLNGIDVPGLLQHIQMGKTITTFPGAEFIPDEELLITPCTILAPCAMERVITGSNAEKINCRILAEGANGPTTPEADRLLASSDVFIIPDILCNAGGVTVSYFEWVQDLQQYFWNEQQVNDKLKELMETAFNRVRKMARERGIPMRSAALCLGVSKVALEKAKRGLFP; translated from the coding sequence ATGACATCATTACCTGCTCCTGCACCGTCGACGAACCCGATGTTTGCAGTTTCCCCTGTTTACAAGATGGCGTGTGACCAATTGCACGCCGTTTCCGAAGTGCTGGACGTCGATCGTGGCATCATTGAAAGGCTATCGATCCCCAAGCGATCTTTGGTGGTGGCCTGTCCTGTGCGACTGGACGATGGCACCACGAGAACATTTGTGGGATATCGCGTGCAGCACTCACTTACCAGTGGTGCGGCGAAAGGTGGCCTGCGTTTTGCACCCCACGTGGATATCGGCGAAGTAGCCGCACTGTCGATGTGGATGTCCTGGAAGTGCGGAATCATGAACTTGCCATTTTCTGGTGCAAAAGGGGGCGTGGCATGCGACCCTACCAAGATGAGTAAGGGCGAACTGGAACGTCTTACACGACGATACACCGAAGAAGTGTTGCCAATTATTGGCCCACGGATGGATGTGATGGCACCCGATATGGGTACTGATGAGAATAACATGGCCTGGATTATGGACACGTATTCCATGAAAGTTGGCCATGCCTGTCCGGAAATTGTCACGGGAAAACCGGTGGAATTGGGTGGCTGTCTGGGCAGACGGGAAGCCACCGGTCGTGGGGTTGTTTACTGTATCATGCGTGCTCTGGAAGAAATCAACCTCCTACCAGAAAACTCCACCGCTGTGGTGCAGGGTTTCGGCAATGTCGGTTCGGTTGTCTGCAGCGACCTTTACAAGAAAGGTGTGAAGGTGATTGCGATCGGCGATCGTAATGGCAGCATTCGCAATCTAAATGGCATCGATGTTCCCGGGTTGTTGCAGCACATCCAGATGGGGAAAACGATTACCACCTTCCCGGGTGCAGAATTTATTCCCGATGAGGAGTTGTTAATAACTCCGTGTACCATCCTGGCTCCCTGTGCCATGGAACGGGTGATTACCGGGTCAAATGCAGAGAAAATCAACTGTCGGATTCTTGCAGAAGGTGCGAACGGTCCCACCACACCAGAGGCAGATCGATTGTTGGCTTCATCTGATGTATTCATAATTCCGGATATTCTCTGCAATGCAGGCGGCGTAACTGTTTCGTACTTCGAGTGGGTGCAGGATTTGCAGCAGTATTTCTGGAATGAACAACAGGTCAACGACAAACTGAAGGAATTGATGGAAACCGCCTTCAATCGCGTGCGTAAAATGGCCAGAGAACGTGGGATCCCGATGCGTTCTGCAGCACTGTGCCTGGGAGTATCCAAAGTAGCCCTGGAAAAAGCAAAACGTGGTTTATTTCCATAA
- a CDS encoding HEAT repeat domain-containing protein — MFSPTVWKMIRMAGSTPDQLIRRIIVAILTGNLPDEYRADAATLLTDALHYAEDDIRSLVILGLSELDVEPEIILPALTGAIHDSNEGVRKRAIRTLGDMGSRASLSMSHLISALTDSSMSVVLEAMNTIGRIGKRAETAIPSLVRLLGHENTRVRIVAGNVLKQIGDAAIPALNKALADKDALRSERAAAVLWRLGKLEESEYEQYFQVEETQPERSLLECMN, encoded by the coding sequence ATGTTCAGCCCCACCGTATGGAAAATGATTCGCATGGCAGGTTCGACACCCGACCAACTGATCCGCAGAATAATTGTTGCTATTCTCACGGGCAATTTACCAGACGAATATCGCGCAGATGCAGCCACATTACTGACAGATGCGTTGCACTATGCAGAAGATGATATCCGCAGTCTGGTCATCCTGGGTCTCAGCGAACTTGATGTGGAACCAGAAATCATTCTGCCCGCACTGACCGGTGCGATCCACGACAGTAACGAAGGGGTGCGTAAACGGGCAATCCGCACCTTGGGCGATATGGGCTCAAGGGCCAGCCTGTCAATGAGTCATTTAATTTCCGCACTGACAGACTCTTCGATGTCTGTGGTGCTGGAAGCAATGAATACCATTGGCAGAATCGGCAAACGGGCAGAAACCGCAATTCCATCCCTGGTGAGATTGCTGGGCCACGAAAACACGCGTGTCCGAATTGTAGCAGGAAACGTGCTGAAGCAGATTGGTGATGCGGCAATACCTGCACTGAATAAGGCATTAGCAGATAAAGACGCACTGCGAAGTGAACGGGCAGCAGCAGTTCTCTGGCGTCTGGGCAAACTGGAAGAATCGGAATACGAACAATACTTCCAGGTAGAAGAAACCCAGCCAGAACGGTCGCTTCTGGAATGCATGAATTAA
- a CDS encoding SMP-30/gluconolactonase/LRE family protein: protein MFESIRVQYFALAASLFLGQFAVGQNKGPAPKYPAGEVTKYTFNKSKIFPGTTRDYWVYVPQQYDGKTPACVFVCQDGVKFNAPKVFDELIAKKEMPVTIGIFVMHGRVPAGNDQALDRYNRSFEYDGLGDAYVRFLLTELFPDVESKKASNDRAIKLSKSGNDRCIAGSSSGAICAFTAAWEKPDEFSRVFSSIGTYVGLRGGDRYSTLIRKYEPKPIRIFLEDGSSDLNIYGGDWWMANQSMERSLTFAGYEVKHSWGTGGHNATAATKLFPDAMKWLWQDHPNPVKVGLGSPQMQSLLIPGENWKLVGEGYRFTEGPAVNAEGIVFYNDVGNSKTYRVGHDGKVTTFLEDSLRGDGQAFGPDGRLYAVAGGTEQILAWDMTGKKTVIADGFRGNDLVVRHDGGIYVTNPGWDGKSPSQIWYISPKGEKRVVDKGQIKFTNGITMSPDQTLLYVADSRSHWVYSYQIQKDGSLAYKQRYYHLHQNDADDDTGADGMCVDLQGHLYVATRLGVQVCDQAGRVLCIIPTPNGKVSNLILGGKDFDILYATCGDKVYSRKIKMKGANHFLPPTKPEKPRL from the coding sequence ATGTTCGAATCGATTCGCGTGCAATACTTTGCACTCGCTGCCAGTTTGTTTCTGGGCCAGTTTGCTGTTGGCCAGAATAAAGGCCCAGCACCCAAATACCCCGCGGGGGAAGTTACCAAGTACACATTCAATAAAAGCAAAATTTTCCCAGGCACAACTCGGGATTACTGGGTTTATGTCCCACAGCAGTACGATGGCAAAACGCCTGCGTGCGTCTTTGTCTGTCAGGATGGGGTCAAATTTAACGCACCAAAGGTGTTTGATGAGCTGATCGCCAAAAAAGAGATGCCGGTTACCATTGGCATTTTTGTGATGCACGGTCGCGTACCGGCTGGGAACGACCAGGCCTTGGATCGCTACAACCGCAGTTTTGAATATGACGGTCTGGGAGATGCCTACGTTCGTTTTCTGCTGACAGAACTCTTTCCAGATGTGGAAAGCAAGAAAGCCAGTAACGATCGGGCGATTAAGTTGTCAAAATCTGGCAACGACCGCTGCATTGCTGGTTCCAGCAGTGGTGCCATTTGTGCATTTACTGCTGCGTGGGAAAAACCCGATGAATTTTCGCGAGTTTTTAGTTCCATCGGGACGTATGTCGGTTTACGTGGGGGCGACCGTTATTCCACATTGATTCGTAAGTACGAACCGAAGCCAATTCGCATTTTTCTGGAAGATGGAAGCAGTGATTTGAACATCTATGGTGGTGACTGGTGGATGGCCAATCAAAGTATGGAACGCTCGTTGACTTTTGCTGGCTATGAAGTGAAGCACAGTTGGGGCACCGGTGGGCACAATGCCACCGCTGCAACCAAGTTGTTTCCTGATGCGATGAAGTGGTTATGGCAGGATCATCCCAATCCGGTAAAAGTGGGTCTGGGTTCCCCACAGATGCAGAGCCTGCTGATTCCTGGCGAAAACTGGAAACTAGTGGGAGAAGGATATCGCTTTACAGAAGGCCCCGCTGTGAATGCAGAAGGGATTGTGTTCTACAATGATGTTGGCAACAGTAAAACCTATCGCGTGGGGCACGATGGCAAAGTAACGACTTTTCTGGAAGATTCACTGCGTGGTGATGGCCAGGCATTTGGACCGGATGGTCGATTGTACGCTGTGGCTGGTGGCACCGAGCAGATTCTGGCCTGGGATATGACAGGTAAGAAGACAGTGATCGCCGATGGATTCCGCGGGAATGATCTGGTGGTCCGCCATGATGGGGGCATCTACGTTACCAACCCAGGTTGGGATGGCAAATCACCCAGCCAGATCTGGTATATCAGCCCTAAGGGTGAAAAACGCGTTGTTGACAAAGGCCAGATCAAGTTTACCAATGGCATTACCATGTCCCCTGATCAAACGTTGTTATACGTGGCAGACAGTCGTTCACATTGGGTCTACAGCTATCAGATTCAGAAGGATGGCTCGTTAGCTTACAAACAACGTTATTATCACTTGCACCAGAACGATGCCGATGATGATACCGGTGCGGATGGGATGTGCGTCGACCTGCAGGGGCATTTGTATGTAGCAACTCGCCTTGGCGTTCAGGTGTGCGACCAGGCGGGCCGAGTGCTGTGCATTATCCCGACGCCGAATGGAAAAGTTTCCAACCTGATCCTCGGTGGGAAAGATTTTGATATTCTTTACGCCACCTGTGGGGATAAAGTGTATTCCCGAAAAATCAAAATGAAGGGCGCGAATCATTTCCTGCCACCCACCAAGCCTGAGAAGCCACGATTATGA
- a CDS encoding FdhF/YdeP family oxidoreductase yields MKAKKTGGGWAAIWYSLRMANKVGWWKLWRSMRAKNACKTCALGMGGQKGGMRNESGHWPEVCKKSFQAMIADMQKGITADFFQQYSIAQLQTLSPRELEWCGRLTQPVYAGEGDSHFRVVDWQFALERIARQLRENAPNQTFFYASGRSSNEAAFLLQLFARVYGTNYVNNCSYYCHQASGVGLNASVGSGTATIELDDLDHADLVFLIGGNPASNHPRLMRSLMKVRRSGGDVIVINPIKEVGLVNFSVPSDVRSLLFGTKIASEYLQPHIGGDLALLSGIGKAILELNAVDHEFLQRSTDESIAYLDHLRQLEWADIVQLSGISKDLIEKIARRYAQAKRVVFGWTMGITHHQHGVANVQTIVNLALIRGMVGKKHAGLMPIRGHSNIQGIGSVGVVPVLKQQIIENLEKLLGVTLPTTPGKDTMACMVAADEGEVNSAFCLGGNLYGSNPDAQYAHQALSKLQLVTYLNTTLNTGHPWGCGKETLILPVLARDEEPQPTTQESMFNYIRMSEGNINRLTGPRSEVDIITSLADAVLGKTPIDWIRLQQHQEIRAMIAQAIPGFEAIALLDKTREEFHIKGRLMHDGKFPTASGKAKFAIYPLPPLQGESDELRLMTIRSEGQFNTVVYEETDIYRGQERRDVILMNAQDITRLGLKLNQAVTISSTAGEMHQILVRAIDITPGNAAMYYPEANILVPKDLDSQSKTPAFKCIPIRIRPQEVPETSKTALPVVS; encoded by the coding sequence ATGAAAGCAAAAAAAACCGGCGGTGGCTGGGCAGCAATCTGGTACAGCCTGCGGATGGCCAACAAAGTCGGTTGGTGGAAACTTTGGCGTTCGATGCGGGCGAAAAACGCCTGCAAGACCTGCGCCCTAGGAATGGGTGGTCAGAAAGGTGGGATGAGAAACGAATCTGGCCACTGGCCAGAGGTCTGTAAAAAGTCGTTTCAGGCGATGATTGCCGATATGCAAAAAGGGATTACTGCTGATTTTTTTCAACAGTATTCCATCGCACAATTGCAAACCTTGTCCCCACGTGAACTCGAGTGGTGCGGCAGATTAACCCAACCTGTCTACGCTGGTGAGGGAGACAGCCACTTTCGAGTTGTGGATTGGCAATTTGCACTGGAGCGAATTGCCAGACAGTTGCGTGAAAATGCCCCAAATCAGACATTTTTTTACGCATCAGGCCGTTCTTCCAACGAAGCTGCCTTTCTGCTGCAACTTTTTGCCAGAGTGTACGGAACAAATTATGTTAATAACTGCTCCTATTATTGCCATCAGGCCAGCGGTGTGGGCCTGAATGCCTCGGTGGGCTCAGGCACAGCAACAATCGAATTGGACGATCTCGACCATGCTGACCTGGTTTTTCTGATTGGTGGCAATCCTGCTTCCAACCACCCGCGATTGATGCGTTCACTAATGAAAGTCCGGCGGTCAGGTGGGGATGTGATTGTCATCAATCCGATTAAAGAAGTAGGATTGGTCAATTTCAGCGTGCCTTCCGATGTCCGTAGTTTGCTGTTTGGCACGAAAATCGCTTCCGAATACCTGCAACCCCACATTGGTGGTGATCTGGCTCTGCTCAGTGGCATTGGCAAAGCCATACTGGAACTGAACGCGGTAGATCATGAATTTCTGCAGAGATCCACTGATGAGAGCATTGCTTATCTCGATCATCTGCGACAGTTAGAATGGGCCGATATCGTACAGCTTTCCGGAATCAGCAAGGATCTGATCGAAAAAATTGCCCGCCGCTATGCCCAGGCAAAACGAGTGGTGTTTGGCTGGACAATGGGGATTACCCACCACCAGCATGGCGTGGCTAACGTGCAAACGATTGTCAACCTGGCCCTGATTCGCGGGATGGTGGGCAAAAAACATGCAGGATTAATGCCAATCCGTGGTCATTCCAACATTCAAGGCATTGGTTCGGTGGGTGTGGTGCCTGTTCTTAAACAGCAGATTATTGAAAATCTGGAAAAGTTGTTGGGCGTGACATTGCCCACCACACCAGGCAAAGACACCATGGCCTGTATGGTGGCAGCAGATGAAGGTGAAGTAAACAGTGCTTTTTGCCTGGGTGGTAACCTGTACGGCAGCAATCCCGATGCCCAATATGCCCATCAAGCACTGAGCAAGTTACAACTGGTTACTTATCTGAATACCACGTTAAATACAGGCCACCCCTGGGGATGTGGTAAAGAAACCTTGATTTTACCGGTGCTGGCACGTGATGAAGAGCCCCAGCCAACCACACAGGAATCGATGTTCAATTACATCCGAATGAGTGAAGGAAACATTAACCGACTGACGGGTCCACGCAGTGAAGTGGATATCATCACCAGCCTGGCAGATGCAGTATTGGGCAAAACGCCAATCGACTGGATCCGATTACAACAACACCAGGAAATCCGTGCGATGATTGCCCAGGCAATTCCTGGATTCGAAGCAATTGCCTTACTGGACAAAACACGGGAAGAATTCCATATCAAAGGCCGCTTGATGCACGATGGTAAATTTCCAACCGCGAGTGGCAAAGCAAAATTTGCGATTTACCCATTACCGCCGTTACAGGGAGAATCGGACGAATTACGGCTGATGACGATCCGGTCTGAAGGGCAATTCAATACGGTAGTGTATGAAGAGACTGACATTTACCGTGGGCAGGAACGTCGAGATGTTATTTTAATGAATGCACAGGATATCACCCGCCTGGGACTCAAACTCAATCAGGCAGTCACTATTTCCTCGACTGCTGGTGAAATGCATCAGATTCTGGTACGTGCGATTGATATTACCCCCGGCAATGCAGCGATGTATTATCCAGAGGCGAATATACTGGTGCCGAAAGATCTCGACTCTCAGTCAAAGACTCCTGCGTTCAAATGCATTCCGATCCGGATACGGCCGCAGGAAGTACCGGAAACGAGCAAAACAGCGCTGCCAGTGGTCAGTTGA
- a CDS encoding aminotransferase class III-fold pyridoxal phosphate-dependent enzyme — MSIEQKFEHQFAGSKQFYQQAVELFPSGVTHDLRYLKPCPLYFTRQLGAHKWDVDGNQFIDYWMGHGALLLGHSYPPMVAAVQQQVERSTHVGGCHELEITWAKQVLAMYPHAERIRFTGSGTEATLMALRLARMFTGKNKLLKFCGHFHGWHDAVSIGSDPPYDQPMIPGVAAAVGSQTVAIMPNNLEVLEQTLQQDTDIAAIILEPTGGHWGAVPIRGDFLHGVRQLATKYGVLLIFDEVITGFRVAPAGAQQYYEVKPDLTSLAKILAGGLPGGALIGRADLLEQITFRPGKPKMRHPGTYNANPLSAAAGLAVLKSIAHEPICETANENGRLLRNQLNELFQRHHWPWLAYGDFSMFRLLPNYQGPSIPAATTTNDGIVPYNGDLNLLDGPGNPDLKHRFRQALLLNGVDMPVLGGWLSLLHTSEIIAQTVEAVERAIMMLNAN, encoded by the coding sequence ATGTCGATTGAACAAAAATTTGAACATCAGTTTGCAGGTTCGAAGCAATTCTACCAGCAAGCGGTAGAGTTATTTCCCTCCGGCGTCACACACGATCTGCGGTATTTAAAACCATGTCCCCTGTATTTCACGCGGCAACTTGGCGCACATAAATGGGATGTCGATGGCAACCAGTTCATCGATTACTGGATGGGGCACGGGGCCTTACTGCTGGGGCACAGTTACCCACCAATGGTGGCTGCGGTGCAACAACAGGTAGAACGTTCTACTCACGTGGGTGGGTGCCATGAACTGGAAATTACCTGGGCAAAGCAAGTTCTGGCGATGTACCCCCATGCGGAACGAATCCGTTTTACTGGATCGGGTACCGAAGCTACTTTGATGGCACTGCGGCTCGCACGGATGTTTACTGGCAAAAATAAACTCCTGAAATTCTGTGGGCATTTTCATGGCTGGCACGATGCGGTTTCAATCGGTTCCGATCCGCCTTACGACCAACCAATGATTCCGGGTGTTGCTGCAGCGGTTGGTAGCCAGACAGTAGCAATCATGCCCAATAACCTCGAGGTGCTGGAACAAACTCTTCAGCAGGATACTGATATTGCTGCGATCATTCTGGAGCCTACGGGTGGGCACTGGGGTGCCGTGCCCATTCGTGGCGATTTTCTGCACGGAGTGCGTCAACTGGCCACAAAATATGGCGTGTTACTAATTTTTGATGAAGTAATCACCGGTTTCCGAGTCGCACCCGCTGGGGCACAGCAGTACTACGAAGTAAAACCGGATCTGACCTCACTCGCCAAAATTCTGGCAGGCGGCCTTCCAGGTGGGGCGTTGATTGGTCGAGCAGACCTGCTCGAGCAGATTACTTTCCGTCCGGGGAAGCCGAAAATGCGGCACCCTGGCACCTACAATGCCAATCCATTGTCCGCTGCTGCCGGACTGGCCGTATTGAAGAGTATTGCCCACGAACCAATCTGTGAAACTGCCAATGAAAACGGCCGTTTGCTGCGGAACCAACTGAATGAACTATTTCAACGTCATCATTGGCCATGGCTGGCCTACGGCGATTTCAGTATGTTTCGCTTACTTCCAAATTATCAGGGGCCGTCCATCCCAGCCGCCACTACAACCAACGACGGAATCGTTCCTTACAATGGCGACCTGAACCTGCTTGATGGGCCAGGAAATCCTGATTTGAAGCATCGTTTTCGACAGGCTTTGTTGTTAAACGGTGTCGACATGCCTGTCTTGGGTGGGTGGCTATCGTTGTTACATACATCAGAAATCATTGCCCAGACGGTGGAGGCCGTGGAGCGGGCAATCATGATGCTGAATGCTAATTGA
- the proB gene encoding glutamate 5-kinase codes for MDSVRASVLERAQTVVVKVGTNVLANARGEIDTERIQSLSDQIMRIRSSNRRVVLVSSGAIGAGLGRLKLKKRPGDLPHLQACAAVGQSVLMQIYQESFAHHGVPVAQILLTAGDFDHRVRYLNVKNTIQMLFEYQSLPIINENDTVSVAEIKFGDNDHLAALLANLLQAELLVLLTSVDGLYTSDPTQDPTAHIVHTVTNVDDQISAMAGKSTSLLGTGGMKSKLRSAKTAATGGSAVIMANGNTHGILDSIFAGDEVGTLFLPQGGVLPARQRWLAFTARAKGALWLDDGAATAVVKQGRSLLPIGVIKVTGDFKKGDVVSICSTQGQEIARGLSNYSMTEAEKIRGLTSEQIARVIGKLPYMEMVHRDNMAMVN; via the coding sequence GTGGATTCGGTGCGTGCAAGTGTTCTGGAAAGAGCACAGACAGTGGTTGTCAAAGTGGGTACCAACGTATTGGCGAACGCTCGTGGCGAAATCGACACAGAACGGATTCAATCCCTTTCCGATCAGATCATGAGAATTCGCTCATCAAATCGCCGGGTCGTTTTGGTTAGTTCTGGTGCCATCGGTGCTGGTCTGGGCCGTTTGAAACTGAAAAAACGCCCAGGGGATTTACCCCACCTGCAGGCGTGTGCGGCAGTGGGCCAATCAGTTCTAATGCAGATCTATCAGGAATCGTTTGCCCACCATGGGGTACCAGTGGCACAAATTCTGCTTACTGCTGGTGATTTTGACCACCGTGTGAGATATCTGAACGTAAAAAACACAATTCAAATGTTGTTTGAATATCAGAGTCTTCCAATTATTAATGAGAATGACACCGTTTCGGTGGCAGAAATCAAGTTTGGTGATAACGATCATCTCGCCGCACTGTTGGCGAATTTGTTACAGGCAGAATTACTGGTGCTGCTGACCAGTGTCGACGGCTTATATACGAGCGATCCCACTCAGGACCCCACTGCCCACATAGTGCATACGGTCACCAATGTGGACGACCAGATTTCGGCCATGGCAGGCAAAAGCACGAGCCTTCTTGGAACAGGTGGGATGAAAAGCAAATTGCGCTCTGCCAAAACTGCTGCCACTGGCGGCAGTGCGGTCATCATGGCCAATGGCAACACCCACGGCATCCTGGACAGTATTTTTGCAGGTGACGAGGTAGGCACGCTGTTTTTGCCCCAGGGTGGAGTGCTGCCAGCTAGGCAACGTTGGCTGGCGTTCACCGCACGTGCCAAAGGAGCATTGTGGCTGGATGATGGTGCTGCCACTGCCGTTGTGAAACAGGGACGCAGCCTGCTGCCAATTGGTGTAATCAAAGTGACTGGGGACTTCAAAAAAGGCGATGTCGTTTCCATTTGCAGTACACAAGGACAGGAAATTGCTCGCGGTTTGTCGAATTACTCGATGACAGAAGCGGAAAAAATTCGTGGGCTGACCAGTGAGCAGATTGCACGGGTTATCGGCAAACTGCCTTACATGGAAATGGTACATCGCGACAACATGGCGATGGTCAATTAG
- a CDS encoding TfoX/Sxy family protein has translation MSNSEDIANLRNIGPTSAAWLRHIGIQSRNDLESIGVVAAFLAVRDAGFRPTFNFLWAMAAGLQDSPWQSLTEEIKVRLLQELRNMEG, from the coding sequence GTGAGCAATTCAGAAGATATTGCCAATTTGAGAAATATTGGCCCCACTTCTGCAGCATGGTTACGCCACATCGGAATTCAATCGAGAAATGACCTTGAAAGTATTGGAGTTGTAGCGGCTTTTCTGGCGGTACGCGATGCTGGCTTCCGGCCAACATTCAATTTTTTGTGGGCAATGGCAGCTGGTTTGCAGGATAGCCCATGGCAATCACTTACTGAAGAAATCAAAGTAAGACTGTTGCAGGAGCTTCGGAACATGGAAGGTTAG
- a CDS encoding ATP-binding protein yields MNFFSEPEAPSKNVVVKIEQPCLVIVGDPSTTEIDQEVLIELELNWEVHFTKSLFETLEYTTQRPADLVLIDLGQDQEDLLEMVDALTRQASGTPIILMSAPYEVHVALEGIRRGARHHFPRELLQKEPTAVVRLLEETARTAKMQSISSKLLNRNDLQFTLNANRREISPVIERIHHEMVASGHFCPTSAGQFRVAIEEAVLNAMLHGNLEVSSQLRQDGDGPFDQLVAERSRIAPYCQRKVHIMVGISVSETVIDIVDEGPGFDISRVPDPTEDGRVYQIGGRGILLMRAFSTQLQYFGKGNHVRLIKKSTRAHTK; encoded by the coding sequence ATGAATTTTTTCTCAGAGCCGGAAGCTCCCTCCAAAAACGTGGTTGTCAAAATCGAGCAACCATGCCTGGTGATCGTGGGTGACCCATCCACCACAGAAATCGATCAGGAAGTATTGATCGAGTTAGAACTTAATTGGGAAGTTCACTTTACAAAATCCCTGTTTGAAACACTCGAGTACACCACCCAGCGACCTGCAGACCTGGTGCTGATCGATCTTGGTCAGGATCAGGAGGATTTGTTGGAAATGGTAGATGCTTTGACTCGTCAGGCATCCGGAACTCCAATTATTCTGATGTCAGCACCATATGAGGTGCATGTGGCACTGGAAGGAATTCGTCGTGGTGCCAGACACCACTTTCCAAGAGAGTTGCTGCAAAAAGAACCAACCGCCGTGGTGCGCCTTTTGGAAGAAACTGCCCGCACAGCCAAGATGCAGAGCATTTCTTCTAAGTTATTGAATCGTAATGACTTACAGTTTACGCTCAACGCGAATCGCCGTGAAATCAGCCCCGTTATCGAACGAATTCATCATGAAATGGTGGCATCAGGCCATTTCTGCCCTACTTCGGCGGGACAGTTTCGAGTTGCCATCGAAGAAGCGGTACTGAATGCGATGCTGCACGGGAATCTGGAGGTTTCATCTCAGTTGAGACAGGATGGAGACGGTCCGTTCGATCAATTGGTTGCAGAACGATCGCGCATCGCACCGTATTGCCAAAGAAAAGTCCACATTATGGTGGGGATCAGCGTTTCCGAAACAGTCATCGATATTGTTGATGAAGGGCCTGGATTCGATATTTCGAGGGTTCCAGACCCCACCGAAGATGGGCGGGTATATCAGATTGGCGGACGCGGAATCCTGCTGATGCGTGCGTTCAGTACGCAACTGCAGTATTTTGGCAAAGGTAACCATGTACGGTTGATTAAAAAGTCAACTCGGGCACATACGAAGTGA